From the uncultured Trichococcus sp. genome, one window contains:
- the nagB gene encoding glucosamine-6-phosphate deaminase, translating to MKLIIKANPEEASRCAFEKIQEAMESGAKVLGLATGSTPERLYRIMRESELDFSGMTSINLDEYMGLSEDSPHSYHHFMHEQLFDAKPFKKNYLLDGLADEEEECAQFEEIIAANPIDVQILGIGTNGHIGFNEPGTPFDSRTQKVALWQSTIDSNKRYFADEKDVPRFAYSMGIQTILSAKKIILMAFGKEKASAVKAALEGPITEDLPASVLQTHKDVTVILDEEAAQLLSKK from the coding sequence ATGAAATTAATTATTAAAGCGAATCCAGAAGAGGCGAGCCGTTGTGCATTCGAAAAAATCCAGGAGGCAATGGAAAGCGGAGCAAAAGTGCTCGGATTGGCAACCGGCAGCACGCCGGAGAGGCTGTACCGGATCATGCGGGAAAGTGAGCTTGATTTCTCGGGGATGACATCGATCAATCTGGATGAATACATGGGATTGTCCGAGGACAGCCCACACAGCTATCATCACTTTATGCATGAGCAATTATTTGATGCAAAGCCCTTCAAAAAAAACTATCTGCTGGATGGCTTGGCGGATGAGGAGGAAGAATGCGCGCAATTCGAAGAAATCATTGCAGCGAACCCGATAGACGTGCAGATACTGGGCATCGGCACGAACGGGCATATCGGTTTCAATGAGCCGGGTACCCCGTTTGATTCCCGGACCCAGAAAGTGGCGCTGTGGCAATCCACGATCGATTCCAACAAGCGTTACTTCGCGGATGAAAAGGATGTACCGCGTTTTGCTTATTCAATGGGAATCCAAACAATCCTCTCAGCTAAAAAAATCATCCTGATGGCTTTCGGAAAGGAAAAAGCCTCTGCTGTCAAAGCAGCGTTGGAAGGACCAATCACAGAAGACCTGCCTGCTAGCGTTCTGCAGACGCACAAGGATGTGACCGTGATACTGGACGAAGAAGCCGCACAACTGCTCAGCAAAAAATAG
- a CDS encoding IclR family transcriptional regulator, with protein MIEKKVKKNQSVEKVLQIIELLVSQGGEMRLQDIADQVNSPSSTVLRYLSTLSSFGYVYQNADSSKYALTLKLAQLGSLVSGQYDIRNLVHDDLVALSKEFQESSCLAIEEDHEVVYIDVINGPDNMLKTMQRIGKRAPLHATSVGKNILQNYTEKEIEDILKEKGMPALTAKTLTTPEALFKELETVQETGVAMDNEECEIGARCISVPLIDYTGKVVAAISISGPVFRMTDEKVEKIKEYMLRMSKEISKKLAYTE; from the coding sequence GTGATTGAAAAAAAAGTCAAAAAAAATCAATCGGTCGAAAAAGTATTACAAATCATCGAATTACTGGTATCTCAAGGTGGTGAAATGCGGCTGCAGGACATCGCCGATCAAGTGAATTCACCCAGCAGCACCGTATTGCGTTATTTAAGCACGTTGAGTTCCTTCGGATATGTTTACCAAAACGCCGACTCATCCAAATATGCACTTACCTTGAAATTGGCCCAACTGGGCAGTCTGGTGAGCGGGCAATATGATATCCGCAACTTGGTCCATGACGATCTGGTCGCGTTATCGAAGGAATTCCAGGAATCCTCCTGCTTGGCTATCGAAGAAGATCATGAAGTGGTTTACATCGATGTCATCAACGGGCCGGACAACATGCTGAAGACGATGCAACGGATCGGAAAAAGAGCTCCGTTACATGCGACCAGCGTCGGAAAAAATATTCTTCAGAACTACACGGAGAAGGAAATCGAAGACATCCTGAAAGAAAAAGGAATGCCGGCATTGACCGCCAAAACCCTTACAACACCCGAAGCTCTTTTTAAAGAGCTGGAAACTGTCCAGGAAACAGGTGTGGCGATGGATAACGAGGAATGCGAAATCGGAGCCAGATGCATTTCGGTACCGCTTATCGATTACACTGGAAAAGTCGTCGCGGCCATCAGCATCAGCGGCCCCGTCTTCCGTATGACTGATGAAAAAGTAGAGAAAATAAAAGAGTACATGCTGCGCATGTCGAAAGAAATCTCAAAAAAACTCGCCTACACAGAATAA
- a CDS encoding thiamine pyrophosphate-dependent enzyme, which produces MLVAEAIVQILEKEGIEDVFGIPGAGINPVYKYLEKSDSIKHMVMRHEEACTHAADGYYRSSGKMAMATCTAGPGATNFITGIYTANIDSIPFLALTGQSVRSQLNKDAFQSVDIVSIAKPIAKGAWCVMDPNDTVEIFREGFRIAREGKPGPILIDLPLDIQMAEIDFDIDSYIPYEIERPAPETDKIKEALQLISEAKAPVMIMGGGVILSEATSECIELAEKLQLPVITTYMAKGGIPVNHPLNAGHAGIQVGGPLGNKVLSEADVVLGIGCRFTDRHTGDIKVYSEGRKFIHIDIEPSQIGKIIPAEIGIVADAKMAIEALLAEAKQMEAFGAKGLVSELPQLSIDLKRKTDYDSRPIKPHRVFQEMNEVFGDEVMYTTGCGLTQIWSGQLQDINRPRKYLPSGGAGTLGFDIPGAIGASVGAPGIKTVSVLGDFGFTFMVEEIAVAAVNDIPLVVVIVNNAYLGLIRQNQNYGYDFEYAVHMAENQGMMDYVKVAEGFGCEAERVFNPEDIKPALERAYASNKPYVIDIVCEEATDCSMGASITAVREFV; this is translated from the coding sequence ATGTTAGTAGCAGAAGCGATTGTACAAATTTTGGAAAAAGAAGGAATTGAAGACGTTTTCGGAATCCCAGGCGCAGGCATCAACCCAGTCTACAAATATTTGGAGAAATCCGATTCGATCAAACACATGGTCATGAGACACGAAGAAGCTTGCACCCACGCAGCAGATGGCTATTACCGTTCCAGCGGAAAAATGGCAATGGCTACTTGTACAGCCGGCCCTGGCGCGACCAATTTCATCACGGGCATCTATACTGCGAACATCGATTCTATTCCGTTTTTGGCATTGACGGGACAATCCGTAAGATCGCAGTTGAACAAGGATGCTTTTCAGTCAGTGGACATCGTGTCGATCGCTAAACCGATCGCAAAAGGCGCTTGGTGCGTAATGGATCCCAACGATACCGTTGAAATTTTCCGCGAAGGCTTCCGGATTGCACGCGAGGGCAAACCAGGTCCGATTCTGATTGATTTACCGTTGGATATACAGATGGCTGAAATCGATTTTGACATCGATAGCTACATCCCTTATGAAATCGAAAGACCGGCTCCGGAAACAGACAAAATCAAAGAAGCTCTGCAGTTGATTTCAGAAGCGAAAGCGCCTGTCATGATCATGGGCGGAGGCGTCATCCTTTCCGAAGCAACAAGCGAATGCATTGAATTGGCTGAAAAGCTTCAATTACCGGTCATCACAACTTATATGGCGAAAGGCGGCATTCCGGTCAATCATCCATTGAATGCAGGCCATGCCGGTATTCAAGTCGGCGGACCTCTTGGAAACAAAGTTTTGAGCGAAGCGGATGTCGTTCTGGGAATCGGTTGCCGCTTCACGGATCGCCACACCGGTGACATCAAAGTGTATTCGGAAGGCCGTAAATTCATCCATATCGATATCGAACCGAGCCAAATCGGGAAAATCATCCCGGCTGAAATCGGCATCGTAGCGGATGCAAAAATGGCAATCGAAGCATTGCTGGCTGAAGCGAAACAAATGGAAGCGTTTGGAGCGAAAGGGCTTGTTTCAGAACTGCCGCAGTTGAGCATCGATCTGAAACGGAAAACCGACTATGACAGCAGACCAATCAAACCGCATCGTGTATTCCAAGAGATGAATGAAGTATTCGGTGATGAAGTAATGTACACGACCGGTTGTGGATTGACGCAAATCTGGTCCGGCCAATTGCAGGACATCAATCGTCCAAGAAAATACTTGCCATCAGGCGGTGCGGGCACTCTAGGATTCGACATTCCAGGCGCAATCGGAGCCTCTGTTGGGGCACCGGGAATCAAGACTGTTTCGGTTTTGGGTGATTTCGGATTCACTTTCATGGTTGAGGAAATCGCGGTTGCGGCAGTCAACGATATTCCATTGGTCGTAGTCATCGTCAACAACGCCTACTTGGGACTGATCCGCCAAAACCAAAATTATGGCTATGATTTCGAATATGCTGTCCATATGGCTGAAAACCAAGGCATGATGGATTACGTTAAGGTAGCAGAAGGCTTCGGCTGCGAAGCGGAGCGCGTCTTCAATCCGGAGGACATCAAACCAGCTTTGGAACGTGCTTATGCATCGAACAAACCTTACGTCATCGATATCGTATGTGAAGAAGCGACCGACTGCTCAATGGGAGCAAGCATCACAGCCGTAAGAGAATTCGTATAA
- a CDS encoding TIM barrel protein, with product MIEPMNKYLQIGLIHFMAYPQAMNWKDQGNIVETVKKIVVDDYFDAIEISHIEKDEDRAAIKKMLDSSHMKVCYGAQPRLLTAGLNPNAIDETERLKAEAILIDSIDEAEYLGAKGIAFLSGKYEEDTKAEAFRQLVKTTKAICEYAAKKDMTITLEVFDYDLDKKSLIGPAPYAATFAAEMRSLVENFGLMMDLSHIPQTHETSKYAIQVTKPYITHLHMGNGVVKEGAEAFGDTHPRFGFPNSVNDVPELLDFLRVLQTEGFFDSVNPPVLSFEVKPWQDEDPDIVIANAKRTLNRAWSLL from the coding sequence ATGATAGAACCAATGAATAAATATCTGCAGATCGGATTGATCCATTTTATGGCCTACCCGCAGGCGATGAACTGGAAGGATCAAGGGAACATCGTAGAGACCGTGAAAAAAATAGTGGTGGACGATTACTTTGATGCCATCGAAATTTCGCATATCGAGAAGGATGAAGACCGTGCGGCAATCAAAAAAATGCTGGATTCCAGCCATATGAAAGTCTGCTACGGGGCTCAGCCGCGCTTGCTGACGGCCGGATTAAACCCGAATGCCATCGACGAAACAGAACGGCTGAAGGCGGAAGCCATCCTGATCGATTCGATCGATGAAGCGGAATACCTAGGTGCCAAAGGAATTGCGTTCCTTTCCGGAAAATATGAGGAGGATACGAAGGCAGAAGCTTTCCGTCAATTGGTCAAAACGACTAAGGCAATCTGCGAATACGCAGCCAAGAAAGACATGACAATCACGCTGGAAGTCTTTGATTACGATCTGGATAAGAAATCTTTGATCGGTCCGGCACCGTACGCTGCAACATTTGCCGCTGAAATGCGCAGTCTGGTGGAGAATTTCGGATTGATGATGGATCTGTCCCATATTCCGCAAACACACGAGACATCAAAATATGCTATCCAAGTCACTAAGCCTTACATCACCCATCTGCATATGGGCAATGGCGTAGTGAAAGAGGGCGCGGAGGCATTCGGGGATACGCATCCACGCTTCGGTTTCCCGAACAGCGTAAATGACGTTCCAGAATTATTGGACTTCTTGAGAGTATTGCAGACGGAGGGATTCTTTGACAGCGTGAACCCGCCAGTGCTATCCTTCGAAGTGAAGCCGTGGCAGGATGAAGATCCGGATATCGTCATCGCAAACGCCAAACGGACATTGAATCGTGCGTGGAGCCTGTTATGA
- a CDS encoding MurR/RpiR family transcriptional regulator, producing the protein MTIIEEIQNKYSAFSANEKKIADYILRNKASIKNMNIKDLAAKVDTSTSSITRFCKHINIDGFVDMKIALRSATSNQPSKEMPTVYDDIYGYYTQVIDETNQMIEDQAIETVVDWIKNAKKTVIYGIGSSGFTAAELAQRLIRMGLNVTGVTDSHLMIINSSIIKEDELVIAISNSGETPELIASLEIAKKKKAKIIALTSFKNSSLTKLADVTCFGYHSRFVNNTVFVNTQFGMVYLIDVISTLLLQDEDFQYNMDLTRANVQGYSKKTE; encoded by the coding sequence ATTACATTCTCCGGAACAAAGCTTCCATCAAAAATATGAACATCAAGGATTTGGCGGCGAAGGTGGATACATCGACGTCCAGCATCACCCGTTTCTGCAAACATATCAATATCGATGGGTTTGTGGATATGAAGATTGCGTTGCGTTCTGCGACAAGCAACCAGCCGTCGAAAGAAATGCCGACCGTATATGATGATATTTATGGCTACTATACGCAAGTCATCGATGAAACCAATCAGATGATCGAGGATCAAGCAATCGAAACGGTTGTCGATTGGATCAAAAACGCAAAAAAAACGGTCATCTACGGCATCGGCAGTTCCGGATTCACGGCCGCTGAATTGGCGCAACGCTTGATCCGGATGGGCCTGAATGTCACAGGGGTCACCGACTCCCACTTGATGATCATCAACAGCTCAATCATCAAGGAGGACGAATTGGTGATCGCCATTTCCAATTCGGGGGAAACGCCCGAGTTGATTGCGTCGTTGGAAATCGCAAAAAAGAAAAAAGCGAAAATCATCGCGCTGACCAGCTTCAAAAACAGTTCACTGACAAAGCTGGCGGATGTCACGTGCTTCGGTTACCACTCACGGTTCGTCAACAACACGGTGTTCGTCAATACGCAGTTCGGGATGGTGTACCTGATCGATGTGATTTCGACGCTCCTGCTGCAGGACGAGGACTTCCAATACAACATGGATCTGACGCGGGCAAATGTGCAGGGTTATTCAAAAAAAACGGAATAG
- a CDS encoding D-2-hydroxyacid dehydrogenase, which yields MKIVVLDGYTLNPGDLSWERLEKLGECAIYDRTPKDEIVSRIGDASIVFTNKTPLTAEIFAACPNIRYVGVLATGYNVVDTVAAKEQGITVTNIPTYGTASVAQFTFALLLEVCHHVGEHDKAVKQGRWQESGDFCFWDYPLIELAGKKMGIIGFGRIGQAVAKIAIAFGMDVLAYDHNADKSLENEHTTIVELDELLAQSDVVSLHCPLFPETEGIINAAALDKMKSSAILINTSRGPLIVEEDLAAALNAGKLHGAAVDVVSTEPVTEENPLFTAKNCLITPHIAWAPIEARQRLLDIAIDNVAAFLEGKPVNSVS from the coding sequence ATGAAGATAGTTGTATTGGATGGCTATACGTTGAACCCGGGGGATCTCTCCTGGGAACGTCTGGAAAAATTAGGGGAATGCGCCATTTACGATCGCACGCCTAAAGATGAAATCGTCTCGCGGATCGGGGATGCTTCGATCGTATTCACAAACAAAACCCCTTTGACCGCTGAAATTTTCGCGGCTTGCCCGAATATCCGCTATGTCGGTGTTTTGGCGACGGGCTACAATGTCGTGGATACCGTGGCTGCCAAAGAGCAGGGCATCACCGTCACGAACATACCGACTTACGGGACTGCATCGGTGGCTCAATTCACTTTCGCTTTGTTGCTGGAAGTGTGCCACCACGTAGGCGAGCACGACAAAGCAGTCAAGCAAGGCCGTTGGCAGGAATCAGGGGATTTCTGCTTCTGGGATTATCCGCTGATCGAATTGGCCGGCAAAAAAATGGGCATCATCGGCTTCGGCCGGATCGGTCAGGCCGTGGCGAAAATCGCCATCGCATTCGGCATGGACGTGTTGGCATATGATCACAATGCTGATAAGAGCTTAGAGAACGAGCATACGACAATCGTAGAGCTGGACGAGCTATTGGCTCAATCGGATGTCGTGTCCTTGCATTGTCCGTTATTCCCGGAAACTGAAGGAATCATCAATGCAGCAGCTTTGGATAAAATGAAATCCAGTGCCATTTTGATCAATACGTCTCGTGGACCGTTGATCGTCGAAGAGGATTTGGCTGCGGCATTGAATGCCGGCAAGTTGCACGGAGCGGCCGTTGATGTCGTTTCGACAGAACCAGTGACGGAAGAAAATCCATTGTTCACTGCGAAAAATTGCCTGATCACACCGCATATCGCCTGGGCCCCGATCGAAGCCAGACAGCGCTTATTGGATATCGCGATTGACAATGTTGCCGCATTTTTGGAAGGAAAGCCAGTGAATAGCGTTTCTTGA
- the dhaM gene encoding dihydroxyacetone kinase phosphoryl donor subunit DhaM has product MSEQYGILLVSHVAELADGLARLLKQVAEDVSVKAIGGAEDGGIGTSFDKATAALNEMSEPNILAFYDLGSAKMNLELVSEMSEKNLIICDAAFVEGAYLTAALLQADTPYEKICEQLQELYVK; this is encoded by the coding sequence ATGAGTGAGCAGTACGGCATCTTATTGGTTTCGCATGTTGCGGAACTTGCTGACGGGCTGGCCCGTTTGCTGAAACAGGTAGCGGAGGACGTTAGCGTAAAAGCAATCGGCGGAGCGGAAGACGGCGGCATCGGTACGAGCTTTGATAAAGCCACAGCGGCTCTCAATGAAATGTCAGAGCCTAATATATTGGCCTTTTATGATTTGGGCAGCGCCAAGATGAATCTTGAGCTGGTAAGTGAAATGTCCGAAAAAAATCTGATCATTTGCGATGCGGCATTTGTGGAGGGAGCGTATCTGACAGCAGCTTTGCTGCAGGCTGATACGCCTTATGAAAAAATCTGTGAACAGTTGCAGGAATTGTACGTGAAATGA
- a CDS encoding glycerate kinase — MKLRDDATYIINQSIQAVLPDKAVTNALSKMDIDGKIHIIAIGKAAWRMTKAAVDYLGQQFKGGMVLTKYDHSLGEIERVTIFEAGHPIPDQASIDATTEILQYVSDMPEEDTIIFLISGGGSALFEKTRNNITLAELEDINKQLLNSGANIVEINTIRKHLSEVKGGQFAQLCSPRHIHAIILSDVLGDRLDTIASGPAYPDFSTSAEAQKIVEKYDLKLSEKAREALLKETPKSLDNVNNTLIGSVDILCREAVMHAQARGYHTCLMSTAIEEEASAVGERLGELARKIVSGQEDAQLPCAIIAGGEPVVTIKGDGLGGRNQELALAAAFQISGLPQVVLASVGSDGTDGPTDAAGGLVDGASLARMRRSYADVEGLLANNDSNKALASSGDLIITGPTGTNVNDLIILLIEKAPV, encoded by the coding sequence ATGAAACTGAGAGATGATGCAACGTATATCATAAATCAATCGATTCAGGCGGTATTACCAGACAAAGCCGTCACAAATGCTTTGAGTAAGATGGATATAGATGGCAAAATCCACATCATCGCAATCGGGAAAGCTGCTTGGCGCATGACGAAAGCGGCGGTGGATTATCTGGGCCAGCAATTCAAAGGCGGGATGGTCTTGACGAAATATGACCATTCGCTCGGTGAAATAGAACGGGTGACCATTTTCGAGGCAGGACATCCGATACCGGATCAGGCATCCATCGATGCGACCACTGAGATTTTGCAATATGTATCCGATATGCCGGAAGAAGATACCATCATATTTTTGATTTCCGGCGGCGGTTCCGCGCTGTTTGAAAAAACGCGGAATAATATCACTTTGGCTGAGCTGGAGGATATCAACAAGCAACTTTTGAATAGTGGAGCGAATATCGTCGAAATCAATACGATTCGTAAGCATCTCTCGGAAGTGAAGGGCGGCCAATTTGCCCAGTTGTGTTCTCCTCGTCACATTCATGCCATCATCCTATCTGACGTTTTGGGTGATCGATTGGACACGATCGCCTCTGGTCCGGCTTACCCTGATTTTTCGACGAGCGCAGAAGCGCAGAAAATTGTCGAGAAATACGATTTGAAATTATCGGAAAAGGCGCGGGAAGCCTTGCTGAAGGAAACCCCAAAATCGTTGGATAACGTAAACAACACCTTGATCGGGAGTGTGGATATTTTATGCCGCGAGGCGGTAATGCATGCACAAGCGCGCGGATACCATACTTGTCTGATGTCGACGGCCATTGAAGAGGAAGCTTCCGCAGTCGGGGAACGTCTTGGGGAACTCGCCAGAAAAATAGTCTCCGGACAAGAAGATGCCCAACTTCCGTGTGCCATTATTGCCGGAGGTGAGCCTGTCGTTACGATCAAAGGAGATGGGCTAGGGGGGCGAAACCAGGAATTAGCACTAGCTGCAGCTTTTCAGATTTCTGGATTGCCGCAAGTGGTATTGGCATCTGTCGGATCTGACGGAACGGATGGACCTACGGATGCTGCGGGAGGACTGGTCGACGGCGCTAGCTTAGCGCGCATGAGACGAAGCTACGCGGATGTGGAAGGTTTGTTGGCGAACAATGATTCCAACAAGGCTCTCGCCAGCAGCGGGGATCTGATCATTACGGGTCCTACGGGCACGAACGTGAATGATTTGATCATTTTGCTGATCGAGAAAGCGCCGGTCTGA
- a CDS encoding alpha/beta hydrolase has product MKRNSAKGMMKRMNALTETYFVYEGLQLQATFYPAATATSKPLTLLYLHGGGLVFGDRNDLPDAYRKMLSDAGYALLTIDYPLAPETQLPEIMLCLQQSLVWFREEGKKLFHLGSADYVLFGRSAGAYLAFQLAARSADPHLKGLASFYGYYSLDDPSFHLPNAYYNTFPKVPAHYVDQLIQMRPLAVGPVTARFPIYLHARQTGKWVPLFLKDKTKRTAFNLTAAELQSLPPTFLTASTADKDVPYHFTQQATQLIPEVMLHPVLGMPHDFDADLTKPAGRCTYQQLIHWLDGLSKKSS; this is encoded by the coding sequence GTGAAAAGGAATTCAGCGAAAGGAATGATGAAAAGAATGAATGCTTTAACCGAGACATATTTTGTATATGAGGGTCTACAGCTACAGGCGACGTTTTATCCCGCAGCTACGGCTACCTCTAAACCGTTGACGCTCCTTTACTTGCATGGGGGCGGATTAGTATTCGGCGACCGCAATGACCTTCCCGATGCGTATAGAAAAATGCTGTCGGATGCCGGATATGCGCTGCTCACGATTGATTATCCGCTGGCGCCGGAAACCCAGTTGCCCGAAATCATGCTGTGTCTGCAGCAGTCCTTGGTTTGGTTCAGAGAGGAAGGCAAAAAATTGTTCCATTTGGGCTCGGCGGATTACGTGCTTTTCGGCCGTTCAGCCGGTGCCTACCTGGCCTTTCAGTTGGCAGCCCGTTCGGCGGATCCCCATCTGAAAGGATTGGCCAGTTTTTATGGCTACTATTCACTGGATGACCCCTCTTTCCATCTGCCGAATGCTTACTACAACACATTCCCTAAAGTGCCTGCGCATTACGTGGACCAGCTGATCCAAATGCGGCCGCTTGCTGTGGGACCCGTTACTGCGAGGTTTCCGATATACCTTCATGCCCGCCAGACAGGAAAATGGGTTCCACTGTTCCTGAAGGACAAAACAAAACGGACGGCTTTCAATTTGACCGCAGCTGAACTGCAGTCGTTGCCGCCTACTTTTCTTACAGCCAGCACGGCTGACAAGGATGTTCCCTACCATTTCACCCAACAAGCTACCCAGCTGATACCCGAAGTTATGCTCCATCCTGTTCTGGGAATGCCGCACGACTTTGATGCCGATCTGACAAAGCCAGCAGGACGATGCACATATCAACAACTGATTCACTGGCTTGATGGTTTAAGCAAGAAAAGCAGCTAA
- the dhaL gene encoding dihydroxyacetone kinase subunit DhaL produces the protein MLTVETARTWLSLFIEKLEKNEKYLNSLDESIGDGDHGANMLRGANELKVNLTGESSVLLPDLFKLAGMSFIKKTGGAAGLLYGQAFLHMSQALQASSDLLDSLTSGLEGIQKVGQAELQEKTLVDVWSPVIEDIRNKCLSLERINAHVTSTKGFQAKKGRAAYVSEQLNGHIDPGAASCGYFFEAMLEAGVYDE, from the coding sequence ATGTTGACTGTCGAGACGGCCAGAACATGGTTGAGCTTGTTCATCGAGAAGCTGGAAAAAAACGAAAAGTATCTGAATTCGTTGGACGAATCCATCGGTGACGGCGATCACGGGGCCAATATGCTTCGGGGCGCCAACGAATTAAAAGTCAATTTGACGGGTGAATCCTCTGTACTCTTACCGGATTTATTCAAACTAGCGGGGATGTCGTTCATCAAGAAAACGGGTGGAGCAGCCGGACTTCTGTACGGCCAAGCCTTCCTGCATATGTCACAGGCCTTGCAGGCGAGTAGCGATTTACTGGACAGCCTTACAAGTGGGCTTGAAGGAATCCAGAAGGTTGGCCAAGCGGAATTGCAGGAGAAGACGCTGGTGGATGTTTGGAGTCCGGTCATAGAAGATATCCGTAATAAATGCCTGTCGTTGGAAAGGATCAATGCGCATGTCACAAGTACGAAGGGTTTTCAGGCGAAAAAGGGCCGCGCGGCTTATGTGTCGGAACAGCTGAATGGCCATATCGACCCGGGAGCTGCCTCATGCGGTTATTTCTTTGAGGCCATGTTGGAAGCGGGGGTGTACGATGAGTGA
- the nagA gene encoding N-acetylglucosamine-6-phosphate deacetylase → MKKVIIHAEVYTGETVIADGFVRFGKEISAVGKMSEYVPETGDEVIDAAGSRLMPGFIDVHSHGGYGMDNMDGDADEINRMIGKMHQEGITSYFPTTMTQSTENIEKALIGIRKAAEKNPVIQGIHLEGPFISAVFKGAQPEEHIKLPDAALMRRWQELSGGLIRLVTYAPETSDATAFESYCLDNQIVLSVGHSNAQRSQLQQSKASHITHLYNAQRGLHHREPGVTGHAFLEDDIYVEMIVDGLHIDPEMVKLAFKQKGADRIELITDAMRAKGMGDGISELGGQKVIVKDGEARLESGNLAGSVLEFQKAFENVISFTGCSISDAVKMSSVNQAREFGLVRKGSIAPGKDADMVLLSKAFTVERTISFGKTVFNKNGK, encoded by the coding sequence ATGAAAAAAGTAATCATCCATGCAGAGGTTTATACGGGAGAAACCGTCATCGCCGATGGGTTTGTCCGGTTCGGAAAAGAAATCAGCGCAGTCGGGAAGATGTCGGAATACGTTCCGGAAACCGGCGATGAAGTGATCGATGCAGCCGGAAGCAGGCTGATGCCGGGCTTCATTGATGTCCACAGCCACGGCGGTTACGGCATGGACAATATGGACGGTGATGCCGATGAAATCAACCGGATGATCGGAAAGATGCATCAAGAAGGGATCACCAGCTATTTTCCGACGACGATGACGCAATCGACTGAAAATATCGAGAAGGCATTGATCGGTATCCGCAAGGCTGCAGAAAAAAATCCGGTCATCCAAGGCATCCACCTCGAAGGCCCCTTCATTTCAGCGGTTTTTAAGGGAGCGCAACCGGAAGAGCACATCAAATTGCCGGATGCGGCCTTGATGCGCAGGTGGCAGGAATTGAGCGGGGGATTGATCCGATTGGTCACCTATGCGCCGGAGACAAGCGATGCGACTGCTTTCGAAAGTTATTGTCTGGACAACCAGATTGTGCTTTCGGTAGGGCATTCAAATGCTCAGCGCAGCCAATTGCAACAATCTAAGGCATCGCACATCACCCATCTCTATAATGCGCAGAGAGGGCTCCACCACCGTGAACCGGGTGTGACCGGGCATGCGTTCCTGGAGGACGATATCTATGTGGAAATGATTGTCGACGGTCTGCATATCGATCCGGAAATGGTGAAGCTTGCCTTCAAACAGAAGGGTGCCGACCGCATCGAATTGATTACCGACGCCATGCGCGCCAAAGGGATGGGCGATGGCATCAGCGAGTTGGGCGGGCAGAAGGTCATCGTCAAAGATGGCGAAGCACGTCTGGAAAGCGGAAATCTGGCAGGAAGTGTGCTGGAATTCCAGAAAGCCTTCGAGAACGTCATCAGCTTTACCGGATGCAGCATTTCCGATGCGGTAAAAATGAGTTCGGTCAATCAGGCGCGCGAATTCGGTCTTGTGCGAAAAGGGAGTATCGCACCTGGAAAAGATGCGGATATGGTGCTGCTTTCGAAGGCATTCACAGTGGAGCGGACAATCAGTTTCGGAAAAACAGTATTCAATAAAAACGGAAAGTAG